From a single Piliocolobus tephrosceles isolate RC106 chromosome 21, ASM277652v3, whole genome shotgun sequence genomic region:
- the ZNF358 gene encoding zinc finger protein 358 isoform X3 produces the protein MRRSVLVRNPGHKGLRPVYEELDSDSEDLDPNPEDLDPISEDPEPDPEDLNTVPEDVDPSYEDLEPVSEDLDPDAEAPGSEPQDPDPVSSSFDLDPDVIGPVPLILDPNSDTLSPGDPNVDPISPGLTATPQVLATSPAVLPAPASPPRPFSCPDCGRAFRRSSGLSQHRRTHSGEKPYRCPDCGKSFSHGATLAQHRGIHTGARPYQCAACGKAFGWRSTLLKHRSSHSGEKPHHCPVCGKAFGHGSLLAQHLRTHGGPRPHKCPVCAKGFGQGSALLKHLRTHTGERPYPCPQCGKAFGQSSALLQHQRTHTAERPYRCPHCGKAFGQSSNLQHHLRIHTGERPYACPHCSKAFGQSSALLQHLHVHSGERPYRCQLCGKAFGQASSLTKHKRVHEGAAAAAAAAAAAAAAAAAGLGLAPGLSPASMMRPGQVSLLGPDAVSVLGSGLGLSSGTSSGRSPDPGSGPGTLPDPSSKPLPGSRSTPSPTPVESSDPKAGHDAGPDLVPSPDPDPAPSPDPDPVPSPDPDPVSHPDPCSPTGDTVSPALPTGESPEWVQKQAALLGPDG, from the coding sequence ATGCGGCGCTCAGTCCTGGTCAGGAACCCAGGCCACAAAGGCCTGAGACCCGTTTATGAAGAGCTCGACTCTGATTCCGAGGACCTAGACCCCAATCCTGAAGATCTGGACCCCATTTCTGAAGACCCAGAGCCTGATCCTGAAGACCTCAACACTGTCCCGGAAGACGTGGACCCCAGCTATGAAGATCTGGAGCCCGTCTCGGAGGATCTGGACCCCGACGCCGAAGCTCCGGGCTCGGAACCCCAAGATCCCGACCCCGTGTCCTCGAGTTTCGACCTCGATCCAGATGTGATTGGCCCCGTACCCCTGATTCTCGATCCTAACAGCGACACCCTCAGCCCCGGCGATCCAAACGTGGACCCCATCTCCCCCGGCCTCACTGCCACCCCCCAGGTCTTGGCCACCAGCCCCGCGGTGCTCCCCGCCCCCGCCAGCCCGCCCCGGCCCTTCTCCTGCCCGGATTGCGGGCGAGCCTTCCGCCGCAGCTCCGGGCTGAGCCAGCATCGCCGCACCCACAGCGGTGAGAAGCCGTACCGCTGCCCCGACTGCGGGAAGTCCTTCAGCCACGGTGCCACCCTGGCGCAGCACCGTGGCATCCATACCGGGGCGCGGCCGTACCAGTGCGCGGCCTGCGGCAAGGCCTTCGGCTGGCGCTCCACGCTGCTGAAACATCGCAGCAGCCACAGCGGGGAGAAGCCGCACCACTGCCCGGTGTGTGGCAAGGCCTTCGGGCACGGCTCGCTCCTGGCGCAGCACCTGCGCACGCACGGCGGCCCGAGGCCCCACAAGTGCCCGGTGTGCGCCAAGGGCTTCGGCCAGGGCTCCGCGCTCCTCAAACACCTGCGCACGCACACGGGCGAGCGGCCCTACCCGTGTCCGCAGTGCGGCAAGGCCTTCGGGCAGAGCTCGGCGCTGCTGCAGCACCAGCGCACACACACGGCCGAACGCCCCTACCGCTGCCCCCACTGCGGCAAAGCCTTCGGGCAGAGCTCCAACTTGCAACACCACCTGCGCATCCACACGGGCGAGCGGCCCTATGCCTGCCCGCACTGCTCCAAGGCCTTCGGGCAGAGCTCAGCGCTGCTCCAGCACCTGCACGTGCATTCGGGCGAGCGTCCCTATCGCTGTCAGCTCTGCGGGAAGGCCTTTGGCCAGGCCTCCAGCCTCACCAAGCACAAACGGGTGCATGAGGGTGCAGCCGCTGCTGCAGCTGCCGCGGCTGCTGCGGCTGCAGCAGCGGCCGCCGGCCTGGGCCTAGCGCCTGGCCTAAGCCCTGCATCCATGATGAGGCCGGGGCAGGTCTCCCTCCTGGGTCCTGATGCTGTTTCTGTGCTCGGCTCTGGCTTGGGCCTCAGCTCTGGCACCAGCTCTGGCCGTAGCCCTGACCCTGGCTCTGGGCCGGGCACTCTGCCGGATCCCAGCTCCAAACCCCTCCCTGGCTCCAGATCCACCCCCAGCCCTACTCCTGTGGAATCTTCTGACCCCAAGGCTGGGCACGATGCTGGTCCTGACCTTGTGCCCAGCCCAGACCCTGATCCTGCGCCCAGCCCAGACCCTGatcctgtgcccagccctgatccCGACCCTGTGTCCCACCCTGACCCCTGCTCTCCCACTGGTGACACTGTCAGCCCAGCCCTCCCTACCGGCGAGAGTCCAGAGTGGGTGCAGAAGCAAGCGGCACTGCTGGGGCCTGATGGCTGA
- the MCOLN1 gene encoding mucolipin-1 has protein sequence MTDPAGPRGSETERLLTPNPGYGTQAGPSPAPPTPPEEEDLRRRLKYFFMSPCDKFRAKGRKPCKLMLQVVKILVVTVQLILFGLSNQLAVTFREENTIAFRHLFLLGYSDGADDTFAAYTREQLYQAIFHAVDQYLALPDVSLGRYAYVHGRGDPWTNGSGLAICQRYYHRGHVDPANDTFDIDPMVVTDCIQVDPPERPPPSPSDDLALLEGSSSYKNLTLKFHKLVNVTIHFRLKTINLQSLINNEIPDCYTFSVLITFDNKAHSGRIPISLETQAHIQECKHPSVFRHGDNSFRLLFDVVVILTCSLSFLLCARSLLRGFLLQNEFVGFMWRQRGRVISLWERLEFVNGWYILLVTSDVLTISGTIMKIGIEAKNLASYDVCSILLGTSTLLVWVGVIRYLTFFHNYNILIATLRVALPSVMRFCCCVAVIYLGYCFCGWIVLGPYHVKFRSLSMVSECLFSLINGDDMFVTFAAMQAQQGRSGLVWLFSQLYLYSFISLFIYMVLSLFIALITGAYDTIKHPGGAGAEESELQAYIAQCQDSPTSGKFRRGSGSACSLLCCCGRDPSEEHSLLVN, from the exons ATGACAGACCCGGCGGGTCCGCGCGGCTCAG AGACCGAGCGGCTTCTGACCCCCAACCCTGGGTATGGGACCCAGGCGGGGCCTTCGCCGGCCCCTCCAACACCCCCAGAAGAGGAAGACCTTCGCCGTCGTCTCAAATACTTTTTCATGAGTCCCTGCGACAAGTTTCGAGCCAAGGGCCGCAAGCCCTGCAAGCTGATGCTGCAGGTGGTCAAGATCCTGGTGGTCACGGTGCAG CTCATCCTGTTTGGGCTCAGTAATCAGCTGGCTGTGACATTCCGGGAAGAGAACACCATTGCCTTCCGACACCTCTTCCTGCTGGGCTACTCGGATGGGGCGGATGACACCTTCGCAGCCTACACGCGGGAGCAGCTGTACCAGGCCATCTTCCATGCTGTAGACCAG TACCTGGCGTTGCCTGACGTGTCACTGGGCCGGTATGCGTATGTCCATGGCAGGGGTGATCCTTGGACCAATGGCTCAGGGCTTGCTATCTGCCAGCGGTACTACCACCGAGGCCATGTGGACCCGGCCAACGACACATTTGACATTGATCCAATGGTGGTTACTG ACTGCATCCAGGTGGATCCCCCCGAGCGGCCCCCTCCATCCCCCAGTGACGATCTCGCCCTCTTGGAAGGCAGCTCCAGTTACAAGAACCTCACGCTCAAATTCCACAA GCTGGTCAATGTCACCATCCACTTCCGACTGAAGACCATTAACCTCCAGAGCCTCATCAATAATGAGATCCCGGACTGCTATACCTTCAGCGTCCTG ATCACGTTTGACAACAAAGCACACAGTGGGCGGATCCCCATCAGCCTGGAGACCCAGGCCCACATCCAGGAGTGTAAGCACCCCAGTGTCTTCCGGCACG GAGATAACAGCTTCCGGCTCCTGTTTGACGTGGTGGTCATCCTCACGTGCTCCCTGTCCTTCCTCCTCTGTGCCCGCTCGCTCCTTCGAGGCTTCCTGCTGCAGAAT GAGTTTGTGGGGTTCATGTGGCGGCAGCGGGGACGGGTCATCAGCCTGTGGGAGCGGCTGGAATTTGTCAATGGCTGGTACATCCTGCTGGTCACCAGCGATGTGCTCACCATCTCGGGCACCATCATGAAGATTGGCATCGAGGCCAAG AACTTGGCGAGCTACGACGTCTGCAGCATCCTCCTGGGCACCTCGACGCTGCTGGTGTGGGTGGGCGTGATCCGCTACCTGACCTTCTTCCACAACTACAAC ATCCTCATCGCCACACTGCGGGTGGCCCTGCCCAGCGTCATGCGTTTCTGCTGCTGCGTCGCCGTCATCTACCTGGGCTACTGCTTCTGCGGCTGGATCGTGCTGGGACCCTATCATGTGAAG TTCCGCTCGCTCTCCATGGTGTCCgagtgcctgttctcactcatcaACGGGGACGACATGTTCGTGACGTTCGCCGCCATGCAGGCTCAGCAGGGCCGCAGCGGCCTGGTGTGGCTCTTCTCCCAGCTCTACCTGTACTCCTTCATCAGCCTCTTCATCTACATGGTGCTCAGCCTCTTCATCGCGCTCATCACCGGTGCCTACGACACCATCAAG CATCCtggcggcgcaggcgcagaggaGAGCGAGCTGCAGGCCTACATCGCACAGTGCCAGGACAGTCCCACCTCTGGCAAGTTCCGCCGCGGGAGCGGCTCAGCCTGCAGTCTTCTCTGCTGCTGCGGAAG GGACCCCTCCGAGGAGCATTCGCTGCTGGTGAATTGA
- the ZNF358 gene encoding zinc finger protein 358 isoform X2: MGIEGTPSPGGPAPEAACTSAPEMRRSVLVRNPGHKGLRPVYEELDSDSEDLDPNPEDLDPISEDPEPDPEDLNTVPEDVDPSYEDLEPVSEDLDPDAEAPGSEPQDPDPVSSSFDLDPDVIGPVPLILDPNSDTLSPGDPNVDPISPGLTATPQVLATSPAVLPAPASPPRPFSCPDCGRAFRRSSGLSQHRRTHSGEKPYRCPDCGKSFSHGATLAQHRGIHTGARPYQCAACGKAFGWRSTLLKHRSSHSGEKPHHCPVCGKAFGHGSLLAQHLRTHGGPRPHKCPVCAKGFGQGSALLKHLRTHTGERPYPCPQCGKAFGQSSALLQHQRTHTAERPYRCPHCGKAFGQSSNLQHHLRIHTGERPYACPHCSKAFGQSSALLQHLHVHSGERPYRCQLCGKAFGQASSLTKHKRVHEGAAAAAAAAAAAAAAAAAGLGLAPGLSPASMMRPGQVSLLGPDAVSVLGSGLGLSSGTSSGRSPDPGSGPGTLPDPSSKPLPGSRSTPSPTPVESSDPKAGHDAGPDLVPSPDPDPAPSPDPDPVPSPDPDPVSHPDPCSPTGDTVSPALPTGESPEWVQKQAALLGPDG, encoded by the exons ATGGGAATTGAGGGGACCCCTTCCCCTGGAG GTCCTGCCCCAGAAGCTGCCTGCACATCCGCGCCTGAAATGCGGCGCTCAGTCCTGGTCAGGAACCCAGGCCACAAAGGCCTGAGACCCGTTTATGAAGAGCTCGACTCTGATTCCGAGGACCTAGACCCCAATCCTGAAGATCTGGACCCCATTTCTGAAGACCCAGAGCCTGATCCTGAAGACCTCAACACTGTCCCGGAAGACGTGGACCCCAGCTATGAAGATCTGGAGCCCGTCTCGGAGGATCTGGACCCCGACGCCGAAGCTCCGGGCTCGGAACCCCAAGATCCCGACCCCGTGTCCTCGAGTTTCGACCTCGATCCAGATGTGATTGGCCCCGTACCCCTGATTCTCGATCCTAACAGCGACACCCTCAGCCCCGGCGATCCAAACGTGGACCCCATCTCCCCCGGCCTCACTGCCACCCCCCAGGTCTTGGCCACCAGCCCCGCGGTGCTCCCCGCCCCCGCCAGCCCGCCCCGGCCCTTCTCCTGCCCGGATTGCGGGCGAGCCTTCCGCCGCAGCTCCGGGCTGAGCCAGCATCGCCGCACCCACAGCGGTGAGAAGCCGTACCGCTGCCCCGACTGCGGGAAGTCCTTCAGCCACGGTGCCACCCTGGCGCAGCACCGTGGCATCCATACCGGGGCGCGGCCGTACCAGTGCGCGGCCTGCGGCAAGGCCTTCGGCTGGCGCTCCACGCTGCTGAAACATCGCAGCAGCCACAGCGGGGAGAAGCCGCACCACTGCCCGGTGTGTGGCAAGGCCTTCGGGCACGGCTCGCTCCTGGCGCAGCACCTGCGCACGCACGGCGGCCCGAGGCCCCACAAGTGCCCGGTGTGCGCCAAGGGCTTCGGCCAGGGCTCCGCGCTCCTCAAACACCTGCGCACGCACACGGGCGAGCGGCCCTACCCGTGTCCGCAGTGCGGCAAGGCCTTCGGGCAGAGCTCGGCGCTGCTGCAGCACCAGCGCACACACACGGCCGAACGCCCCTACCGCTGCCCCCACTGCGGCAAAGCCTTCGGGCAGAGCTCCAACTTGCAACACCACCTGCGCATCCACACGGGCGAGCGGCCCTATGCCTGCCCGCACTGCTCCAAGGCCTTCGGGCAGAGCTCAGCGCTGCTCCAGCACCTGCACGTGCATTCGGGCGAGCGTCCCTATCGCTGTCAGCTCTGCGGGAAGGCCTTTGGCCAGGCCTCCAGCCTCACCAAGCACAAACGGGTGCATGAGGGTGCAGCCGCTGCTGCAGCTGCCGCGGCTGCTGCGGCTGCAGCAGCGGCCGCCGGCCTGGGCCTAGCGCCTGGCCTAAGCCCTGCATCCATGATGAGGCCGGGGCAGGTCTCCCTCCTGGGTCCTGATGCTGTTTCTGTGCTCGGCTCTGGCTTGGGCCTCAGCTCTGGCACCAGCTCTGGCCGTAGCCCTGACCCTGGCTCTGGGCCGGGCACTCTGCCGGATCCCAGCTCCAAACCCCTCCCTGGCTCCAGATCCACCCCCAGCCCTACTCCTGTGGAATCTTCTGACCCCAAGGCTGGGCACGATGCTGGTCCTGACCTTGTGCCCAGCCCAGACCCTGATCCTGCGCCCAGCCCAGACCCTGatcctgtgcccagccctgatccCGACCCTGTGTCCCACCCTGACCCCTGCTCTCCCACTGGTGACACTGTCAGCCCAGCCCTCCCTACCGGCGAGAGTCCAGAGTGGGTGCAGAAGCAAGCGGCACTGCTGGGGCCTGATGGCTGA
- the ZNF358 gene encoding zinc finger protein 358 isoform X1 yields METGAEPWSWGLETSSAGSHDLCPGPAPEAACTSAPEMRRSVLVRNPGHKGLRPVYEELDSDSEDLDPNPEDLDPISEDPEPDPEDLNTVPEDVDPSYEDLEPVSEDLDPDAEAPGSEPQDPDPVSSSFDLDPDVIGPVPLILDPNSDTLSPGDPNVDPISPGLTATPQVLATSPAVLPAPASPPRPFSCPDCGRAFRRSSGLSQHRRTHSGEKPYRCPDCGKSFSHGATLAQHRGIHTGARPYQCAACGKAFGWRSTLLKHRSSHSGEKPHHCPVCGKAFGHGSLLAQHLRTHGGPRPHKCPVCAKGFGQGSALLKHLRTHTGERPYPCPQCGKAFGQSSALLQHQRTHTAERPYRCPHCGKAFGQSSNLQHHLRIHTGERPYACPHCSKAFGQSSALLQHLHVHSGERPYRCQLCGKAFGQASSLTKHKRVHEGAAAAAAAAAAAAAAAAAGLGLAPGLSPASMMRPGQVSLLGPDAVSVLGSGLGLSSGTSSGRSPDPGSGPGTLPDPSSKPLPGSRSTPSPTPVESSDPKAGHDAGPDLVPSPDPDPAPSPDPDPVPSPDPDPVSHPDPCSPTGDTVSPALPTGESPEWVQKQAALLGPDG; encoded by the exons ATGGAGACAGGGGCAGAGCCATGGAGTTGGGGATTAGAAACCTCTAGTGCCGGGTCTCATGACCTCTGTCCAG GTCCTGCCCCAGAAGCTGCCTGCACATCCGCGCCTGAAATGCGGCGCTCAGTCCTGGTCAGGAACCCAGGCCACAAAGGCCTGAGACCCGTTTATGAAGAGCTCGACTCTGATTCCGAGGACCTAGACCCCAATCCTGAAGATCTGGACCCCATTTCTGAAGACCCAGAGCCTGATCCTGAAGACCTCAACACTGTCCCGGAAGACGTGGACCCCAGCTATGAAGATCTGGAGCCCGTCTCGGAGGATCTGGACCCCGACGCCGAAGCTCCGGGCTCGGAACCCCAAGATCCCGACCCCGTGTCCTCGAGTTTCGACCTCGATCCAGATGTGATTGGCCCCGTACCCCTGATTCTCGATCCTAACAGCGACACCCTCAGCCCCGGCGATCCAAACGTGGACCCCATCTCCCCCGGCCTCACTGCCACCCCCCAGGTCTTGGCCACCAGCCCCGCGGTGCTCCCCGCCCCCGCCAGCCCGCCCCGGCCCTTCTCCTGCCCGGATTGCGGGCGAGCCTTCCGCCGCAGCTCCGGGCTGAGCCAGCATCGCCGCACCCACAGCGGTGAGAAGCCGTACCGCTGCCCCGACTGCGGGAAGTCCTTCAGCCACGGTGCCACCCTGGCGCAGCACCGTGGCATCCATACCGGGGCGCGGCCGTACCAGTGCGCGGCCTGCGGCAAGGCCTTCGGCTGGCGCTCCACGCTGCTGAAACATCGCAGCAGCCACAGCGGGGAGAAGCCGCACCACTGCCCGGTGTGTGGCAAGGCCTTCGGGCACGGCTCGCTCCTGGCGCAGCACCTGCGCACGCACGGCGGCCCGAGGCCCCACAAGTGCCCGGTGTGCGCCAAGGGCTTCGGCCAGGGCTCCGCGCTCCTCAAACACCTGCGCACGCACACGGGCGAGCGGCCCTACCCGTGTCCGCAGTGCGGCAAGGCCTTCGGGCAGAGCTCGGCGCTGCTGCAGCACCAGCGCACACACACGGCCGAACGCCCCTACCGCTGCCCCCACTGCGGCAAAGCCTTCGGGCAGAGCTCCAACTTGCAACACCACCTGCGCATCCACACGGGCGAGCGGCCCTATGCCTGCCCGCACTGCTCCAAGGCCTTCGGGCAGAGCTCAGCGCTGCTCCAGCACCTGCACGTGCATTCGGGCGAGCGTCCCTATCGCTGTCAGCTCTGCGGGAAGGCCTTTGGCCAGGCCTCCAGCCTCACCAAGCACAAACGGGTGCATGAGGGTGCAGCCGCTGCTGCAGCTGCCGCGGCTGCTGCGGCTGCAGCAGCGGCCGCCGGCCTGGGCCTAGCGCCTGGCCTAAGCCCTGCATCCATGATGAGGCCGGGGCAGGTCTCCCTCCTGGGTCCTGATGCTGTTTCTGTGCTCGGCTCTGGCTTGGGCCTCAGCTCTGGCACCAGCTCTGGCCGTAGCCCTGACCCTGGCTCTGGGCCGGGCACTCTGCCGGATCCCAGCTCCAAACCCCTCCCTGGCTCCAGATCCACCCCCAGCCCTACTCCTGTGGAATCTTCTGACCCCAAGGCTGGGCACGATGCTGGTCCTGACCTTGTGCCCAGCCCAGACCCTGATCCTGCGCCCAGCCCAGACCCTGatcctgtgcccagccctgatccCGACCCTGTGTCCCACCCTGACCCCTGCTCTCCCACTGGTGACACTGTCAGCCCAGCCCTCCCTACCGGCGAGAGTCCAGAGTGGGTGCAGAAGCAAGCGGCACTGCTGGGGCCTGATGGCTGA